In one Gadus morhua chromosome 7, gadMor3.0, whole genome shotgun sequence genomic region, the following are encoded:
- the slx9 gene encoding ribosome biogenesis protein SLX9 homolog, which produces MVGKIKHVRPRLHQEAVKLDRPPGFGLSQSAEKTPRTASDGPGAPVLRMRTSSFAPQPEIKPKSILKVPTAFPNSMFAGTKITPEALVQTLKFEEPSDLHMHIKKGQEERKMKPKKEKMKERRDRWLNKISSIKLAREQQAALARRQATPVVGDMKALADALPELSELIGPACAASDSARRNRNRKNRVPVKKKPEPTDFTLMKQSQKRKLLESEMSRFGEAIRSLASRSNPLADIGEQLRKRMRQQEEGHPGPL; this is translated from the exons ATGGTGGGGAAGATTAAACATGTGCGGCCGAGGCTGCACCAGGAGGCGGTGAAGCTTGACAGGCCGCCGGGCTTCGGTTTGTCGCAATCTGCGGAGAAAACACCGAGAACTGCGTCCGACGGTCCTGGTGCCCCCGTTCTGCGCATGCGCACATCCAGTTTCGCTCCTCAGCCTGAAATAAAGCCTAAGAGCATCCTAAAG GTACCCACTGCCTTCCCCAATTCTATGTTTGCGGGCACCAAAATCACCCCGGAGGCCCTGGTACAAACCCTGAAGTTTGAAGAACCCTCCGATCTCCACATGCATATCAAAAAAG gccaggaggagaggaagatgaagcctaagaaggagaagatgaaggaaaggagagaccGATGGCTCAACA agATCAGCTCCATCAAGCTGGCCCGGGAGCAGCAGGCGGCGTTGGCACGGCGACAGGCCACCCCCGTCGTGGGGGACATGAAGGCTCTGGCCGACGCCCTCCCGGAACTGTCGGAGCTGATTGGCCCCGCCTGCGCCGCCTCCGACTCCGCCCGACGCAACCGCAACCGCAAGAACAGAGT gcctgTCAAGAAAAAGCCGGAGCCCACAGACTTCACTCTGATGAAGCAGTCGCAGAAACGCAAACTCCT ggAGTCTGAGATGAGTCGGTTCGGGGAGGCGATCCGCTCCCTGGCCTCCCGCTCCAACCCCCTCGCTGACATCGGAGAGcagctgaggaagaggatgaggcaGCAGGAGGAAGGCCACCCGGGACCCTTATAG